The sequence GATAAACTTGTAGTTTCACACAAGAGTGTCTACTTTGCAGCTATGGTATTGTTCAGGGACTGGCTTTGAGAGACATGAAAATTATTTCTCCTCTTAATCCAATTTGTTTGGGGGCTTTCATTGCAGGTGTTGAATATAGTATTGCGATTTGCCTGGATGCAATTGGTGTTAGAATTCAGATTGCATTCCCTTCATAAGATGACCATAATAACCATCTTTTCCTGCCTAGAGATTATTCGTCGTGGCATTTGGAGCTTCTTCAGGTACTGTACCTTTTTCTTAAATCAGGATGCATGCTTGTTGGGTATGCTTTTGTTCTACAGTTCTACTTAAATCCTGCCAATTCTTGCTGCGCCAGGCACAAAACACAAATAAGAATTGTGATCATTAAGGCAAAGAGATTGAATAAACCACTATTTTGCCAGTATATTTTAGCTCAAATTGCATCTCCTCTCCCTGTAAGAATAGGATGGAGAGTGAGTTGTGGTTTCAAAACCTATTAAGCAAATGTCTACTCTATCAGTCTGTCAAGATTTTGTGCAACATATGATGACTGCACATTTATTAGACCTCTAGCCACATGTTACAGCAGAAATTAATATTAGTGTGTGCTTGAACCTTGAGTTGTTTATTCAATCAGGTTGGAAAACGAGCACTTAAACAATGTGGGCAAGTACCGCGCATTCAAGTCAGTCCCACTTCCTTTCAGTTACTATGAGACTGAcaatgatgatgttgatgatgatgatgacgacgatgatgatgacaagATTGATTAGCAACAACACAAATAAACATTCAATTGTGCACCAAGGCTATGATACAAATGCCTTGCTTTGAGGATGATCTTTAGTCTTGATAAGCTTCATAAAGTCTTCGATATCTAGATACGTACACAGCAAAACTTCCACCTTCCTGATGGGCAAAAATTCCATCATATATCCTGGTCAACTTGGAGGAGGAACAAGCCATAAAAGCCAGTATGATCTGTAGTTCTTAGCCAATCTGAATGCTGGACTAGCTCATGTTAAGTCTCTTCATTCTTTGTTGACCttgaaaagataattaaaaaaaaattcatatacaTACTCTTATGGTTAAGAAAATGCTTCAAAGTTGTTATGATTCATCACAAGGCCTGTAGCACAAGTTCTATTCAATAATGTATAAAATTCCATTCCATTGTCATGGTGgatgcctttctttcttttttttggttgaataaatactattatttcaaaaaactgaGAATACAAAGGCCCAAACTCAACTAATAAGGGCATAGAAGATGGAAATGGGCCCTGATCTATACAAAAGAAAGCCCATTGAACTAAATTGTGGGCGACAACATTCTGCTCTTTTCTTGCAAAACTAACTTCCTAGCTGTTCAAAGAGTTAAAAGGTGCAAAACCACTTCTTCAACAATAGAAACACATACAAATTGTATTAGGTGTTGATAAATTTGAAGCACTCTGAAATCCAAATTGGATACACAATAAAACTGTTATAGAttaaattaattagtaaaaCCTACCACTAGCTGCAAACCATCATTTGCTTTTGCTTAATAGGCTCAAATTGTCACACACATACTCAAGCACATAACAGATATATACATGAGAGAGAGGGCCAATCCAAAGGTTATGTCGTAGATTATGCTCTTGCATTTGATCATATGGATATAATACCTAAGCTCAATAGAGAAGATCTTCATTATTAAGTATTGGGACTAATaacaagagttttgtaactcaatggCATAGCCTAGTTTCTCTTATgagaaaaattaagatttgaATCCCCCTTCCCTTCCCTCACTTTTTGCaacattaattttttcccctttcaaaGTACTAGACTAATTTTTAATTCATGTCACGCAACTAAAACATATTATTATAAAAGGACTTGGCTTGCGTCCAGTGCTCCAATGCACTGAACCCATCAAGATGATGACACATGAATTAGTCTGTATACCAAAGCATTGTACCCACATGTACAATTTAGATCCATTGCACTAAAACAAATAAACAGTCTCTTAAGCATCACATCAAAATTTTGGATACATTTATTTATAGAGCACCAAGGTCATGCATGACTCATGAGGCAAATTCCTTGCCATTTCTTTGAGGATGATTTCATGAGGTCTACGCGTCTAGCAGGCCTTACGTGATGGGAAATGGAATTGGGCTGGAATTCGACGGCCCATGTTTGTTGGCCCCAAAATTGAACGGCTAGGAACAAACCACGTGTAATGACCTACGCCTCAAGAAAAAACAGTCTTGCGTGACCCTCTGAACAAACCACGTTTTAAATGGATCTCTCAAATAAATTTCTACtggttgaatttatttatttctgtaggactcttttattttaatcaGAAAACATATCTACTCTGTCCATACAATTTtagtcttttattttctctcaagttaaaaatttttaatcaaaattttttttttcaaaaaaaaaagttaaaattttttaattctcttaaAAACTAAGGGAATtgcactttttattattaaccATGATACAAATAGCAATTTCCTTTTAAAACTACAATTCTAAATAATATTCCTCATCATCTATTAGTAATAAACTTTATTTCTATCCCTAAGATTTTTGTTAtagaatatttaatttttatcaaatataccttttaaaaaaattgattgaacGTAGCTTTAGTGGTGAACtggtgatgaattttttttgatacaacatttttttagagaatttttcaacttatgaatttttgttgttgttgcttaaTAGGCTCAAATTCTCACACACATACTCAAGTACATAACAGATATATACATGAGAGAGGGCAAATCCAATGGATATGTCGTAGATTATGCTCTAACATTTGATCATATTTGGAACCAAGCTCAATAGAGAAGATCTTCACTATCAAGTATTGGACTAAGGACAAAAATCTTGTAATTCAATGACATAGCCTAATCTATATTATGATAAAAACTAGGGTTTGAATCCCCCTTTCCCAACTTTTGTAACAATTTTCCCCCTTTTAGAGTACTCGACTAAGtgtaatcaaaatttaaatctttttaacaaatttttaattcatatcACGCAACTAAAGAGATATTGTTATAAAAGATTTGACTTGTATCCAATGTTCCAGTGCACTGGACCCATCAAGATGATGACACATAAATAAATCAGAATGATGACACATAAATGAGCTACTGCATTAAAACACTAAACCCAAGGTGTGCCTTGCTACAAATAAGCATCACATCAAATTTTGGATACATACATGTATATAAAGCACCAAACCAAGCTCATGACTCAATAGGCAAATTCCATGCCATTGCTTTTGAGGATGATTTCATGAGGGTCAGCAGGCCTTACGTGAGGGGAAGTGGAATTTGGGCTGGAATTTGACGGCCCAAATTTTATGGCCCCAAATTTAACGGCTAGGATCAAACCACGTGTCATGACTTACTCCTCAAGAAAAAACAGCCTTGTTTGACGCTCTGAACAAACCACGTTTTAAATGGCTCTCTCAAATATATTTCTACTAGTTGtccatttaatttatttcagtaggactttaatatatatatcagaAAACATATCTACTTTGTCAATACAATTTTAGCCTAAATTTTCTctcaagttaaaattttttagttcTCTTAAAAATTGAGCgaattgcactttttttttttttattaaccatCATCTATTAGTAATAAGCATTATTTCTATCACTaagattttcattaatttttatcagatatatcttttttttaaaaagattgaACGTAGCTTTGGTGGTGACCTGGTGGCTGGtgatgaaaacttttttttttttttggtccaacTCAAACCTAAAATAGTAAGAATTTGGAATTTTCTAAAAAGGGTTTACAGTGGATTTGGGTTCACACTTTTAAATTTGCTAaggtttaaaattaaaaaagggtttgggtttttgtaGTAGGCAGCTGAATGACCtaattatcaatttaaattactaaaatatcattttcatttattatttataaaaaaataatttatataataaaaaaaatactaaaaatatatcaaataaaaaacttcaCGTACAAAACTCTTAACACTTATTAACGGTTAAATACCAgtaatattttagttttagatGTTCATTGGTAGTCAAACTCCATACTTAATCCAACTTATTTGATCCAAttcaaaataagataaatatacACTTTTTACTGAAAACTTTGTgtttatgtggaaaaaaaaaaaataggagttcaattttttttttaatttatatatatatatgtatatagttttcttttcaaaatcaaGCTCTTATTtcagtttctattttttagtaaatccttttatatatatgagcttttgaaaaaatagtagtatattaaaaataaaaaaaaaggcatatttGGAAGTGGGGTTTTTAGGAGGTTTAAGCAAAAAAGCAAGAAGCCATGGGAGGCGTTTCCTCATCAATCCCTAGCGAACAACAACAAACTCACACCAACGTTGACTCGTCTCCCAACTCACCGATTCCCTCCGATTCTAACTCACCAAACCCTAAAATGTCCGATTCCGATTCCAAAACCCCCAAAACCCTAGACCAAGACcaagacaaagagaaagagaaagcagTTCTGGAAGATTCAAATCAATCGGCGGCGAAGGATTCTGATAATGTCGAAAACAAAGGCGAAGAAGGAGTTGGAGATGAaggagacgaagaagaagaagaagaagaagaagaagagtgtgGATTTTGCGTGTTCATGAAAGGCGGTGGGTGCAAGGACAGCTTCGTAGCTTGGGAGAAGTGCATCGAAGAGGCGGAGAAGAGCAAGGAGGACATTGTGGACAAGTGCGCCGAGATCACCACCGCGTTGACCAGGTGTATGGAAGCTCACGCCGATTACTACGAGCCCATACTCCGAGCCGAGAAGAAGGCCAAGGAAGAAGTCCTCAAGGAATTGGAGGacgagaaagagaaagagaaagagaaagtagAAATTGCTTCTAATTGATCTAATTTGATGAGGTTAGTTTGCTTTTTGATTCTGTTTTAGAACTCAAAATTTAGCGGTTTTTTTTGGGCTGCTATTTTGTGCGGTATTAGCCGCGGTGATAAAAGTATAAAAAGACGTgattttttggagttttttgtTCGGGATATGGAGGCCTGGTTAGAGGCAATTAAGGAAAATCTTGATAAATGGGAAGTGTTTTTTTAGCCAGCTTTGATTATGTTCTTATGTTGGTATTTACAAATGTATGATTTTTTGGGTGTTGGGTAATGgtcaaaagagaaagaagccgCTTCTAATTGATAATTTGATGGGGTTATTTGCCTTTTTGATTCTGTTTTAGAATTCAAAAGACATGATTTGAGGCAATTAAGGAAGTCTTGATAAATGGAAGTGTTTTTAGTTAAACTTCTTTTTGTTGATTATGTTTCTCATTATGTTGGTATTTTCGAGTAGATAATGAAAAAGATGTTACTGCTGGGTTTTGTTGAGTAAGTACATTTTGGTGAATCAATTTCTGTTGGagcaaaacttaagtacagttCCTTAGATGAAACTTTTGTGTTGCATTGGGGAGCGGGATTCAAACCTTTTCCTTCTCGTAAAGGAGACCAGGCAACACTATTGAGGTacacacctaaggaattgtaAAGGTTTTCCCTTTCCATGGCTTGTTGATAAATTTCCCTATTCTGTGCTTAGAAACGCTTCAAATGTTTCTTACTTACGCCCTTCTAATGTTCGTTGGCATGTTGTTGTGCAATTGCTTGATTTACTGTTAGTTGTTTAGATGTTTAGTACTTTAACCATGCTCATACGGTGTCTAATTCTTTCCGTGAGTGCAGACTTATCCTACTTGTTAGTGGAGactatttagtatttttgtGTGTTGGAACCTTTTTTGATCCTTACCTTTATGTGGGAGCTGTGTGTCCATTGTACCATTTCAGTTCAACAAGCTTGTTCACAACTGCTAAGTCAACATGTGTTAACAATGGGTGTAAGATCAATATCTTTGCTTGATGTGgacatttattttgtatttgtaaCACACTTCACCTGTTTCTTGATGCTTTTATTGTGTCTATGCAGACATGTTTTTGTAGGCAAATTTGTTGAATATTATATTTTCACTTAGTAGAGATTAGTATTTTAACCATGCCCATATGGCTAATTCTTTCCATGTGAATCCTCACCCTGAACATATTCCTGGTATTTTACCATAGATTAGTGTCCCttgcttttcttcattttatttattttcttcaatttggttaTTTGACCTGTGTTAACAATGGGGTATAATCAATATTTTTCTCTAGTAATACTGTATTTTGTTTCATATAAATTTGCTATTGATTTTCAAAGTTCGATAAGTTGATGTTCTCATTTCCTGCCACTTCCTGCATCTTGTTTTACTGATGCTGTCCAGGGTGCTGTTCTAGATTCATCTAGATTACAATTGTAAGATAGATTTTTCAGTCTGTTCTGAATTTTCAGGTTTAATCAGtacatttttttcaaagattCCCCCTTCTGATATTCTTGTTTTTAGTTGGAAACTAAGCTTGCGTATTTGAATGCATGCTGTGAACAGCACAGACTGACAGATTGTGCTCATGAGGTTTTCTTATCAATGAAaagttgaaaatgaaattatataaaGGTTATTCTACTGGTCAAACTGCAAAGTTCTTAGATATTCAggaaatttttatgttttctttgcaTGGATCGTGATCTCCAAATTAATGTTATCTGGTAAATTTGGATTGATTCTTTTGTTGATTGTGATGATGAGGAAGTGCTTGTTGCAATTGTCTAGTTATGCATTTTTAACATggttttttcttcaaaaatcttGGCCATTGGGATTTTGGGATTTAAGAATGATCTGCCAAGCTCCTTTTCCTACCTGGGGTTGGGATCCTATTTGCGCGTATAAAGGCAGGAATTATTTTTTAGCATTCTACTATGCTTCCATATGGCTGTTTAATTTTATCGAATTTTGTGTTTGGTGAGGGGTTCTTTCATGTTTTACATGTCCTGTTTCAAAGGTTTTGCAAATCAATAATCGTTGTGTAGATGGATGTTATGATTTGAAGAGACTGcaagaaaattcataaaattccTTGATTTATGGTGAGAGCAAAATCGACTTGGGGGTTCATGTGATGGAATAGTGGTAATGTGGTTTAAACCCCACCTATGAAAAAGAACAGTGCAATCAGACTTATTTGAAAGATCATGACTAAGTATTGCTTGACCAGAGATTAGTGCCTCATGTTTGATGTGTACAAATGTTGGCAAACTTTACCTTGGGGAGTTGATCCAACTGCTGTTTAAGATGAACCATGTGGGAAGgctcttttttatttggagGGGATGGGAACAGTTCTCTTCAAATTATGTAGGACAGCCCATTTATCAATAGAGTGAGCTAGGACATTGTTTTCCACGTTAGTACAAGTAACATAGTAACATACCAACAATAGTGTGAATAGCAGTTTTCAGGCATCAGTGTGACCCCAAGCTCATGCTCGAGCTTGACAATATACTGCTTCACAAAGACTGTGAGGCCCTAGTGGAAGATCTTGGCATGGCGAAGCCCATGGACAATGGGAATTCACGTATTACAACATCCCCGTAGTCATTTTCAAGCATCATGTTGTCAGGCTTTGCTTAGTGCGAGTGATGGGTTGGTTCGTGGGCTGTATTTGATTGGACCATATATTTGGGCTATGAGGTTTAAGTTTGGGCCTTGGTTTGATTgggcattttttgtttttgtttttttttttttgggtgatgttTGTTCAGCTGGGTTCTGGTTGGGTGAGTTTGGAGGGGACTGTGTGAGGATGACCTTACGATTTGATAGcaatcaatttagtccctatattttgataGTAATCAATTTGGTTATTATCATTTCAACTtgtagtcaattttttttagtgagttGACATGGATCAAATTGACTGCAATCAAAATATATTAACCAAATTGACAATAACCTCAAAACATTAGggacaaaattatattttggcCTTAAATTTAGTTGGAATCATCATCCCCTAATTTACTGTATCTAAGTAGTCTTGCCTAATAAATGAAGGTAGTGGCGGCTTGATGCATTTGAGGGCCTAAGGCGAAAATTGATtatgatgcaaaattactactaattaacatgaactatgtaaaaattaaataaaaaaattaaaaaaatttagaaattttatagatagaaaaaatttgacaaaatttttcatagacaaaaaatttgacaaaatttttcatacttgtTGATGTGGTagattgatagtggtaagtaaaagagTAGTGTTAGTGGTAGACTTAGATgaaactagtaaaagtttgctaactcaactcttattattattctaatttttttagaagtgcaacattcaaaatatttttttacaacaaatcataggttttaagttactttttgttttctatttgaaaatattactATAATAATTTGTTTGCCATTAATAACATGCTGTAACAATTCGCTACTTAGCAttagttgtaaaagtgttgcgaaaaatattgtggatgttgcatttttctctctttttttatttgtttttcatctgataaaaaaaattattttatttattgattataaataatcCTATTGGTCAAAATTTGGGAGGCCTTTTTTTACTTAGGGTTTTTAAGTGACCGCATCTCTTGCTCTCCCATTCAGCCCACCCTGAATGAAGGAGCTGTTTTTCccctaataaataaaaacagcTTTTTATACACGAAGCCAACATGTtctctcctctcttcttctCCACTTATAACTTGTCATTTGTCAAAAACAAGCAAAAGCAACAATGAACAAGCAAAGAAAGAACTTAAATTTCACCATGATCATATAGACTGCAAATATAAGAACATGAATCTGAATttttgggccaaaatgggcttttattCCTCTCTCACAAGCTTTTCAGTAAAATGTTCCATATCTAAAACTAATTAGAAAAATgctcctgttttgaaactcgattttctaaaaattgagtttcaaatgtaaaactAGATTTTTGGAACATCGAGTTATAGCGAACGTggacttagttttttttttttttttggaacacgAGTTCCTtgaactcgagtacttcacatggaactcgagttttagcattttttttttattttaaattttcagttCACTATAACTTGATTgtccaaaaattgagttttaaattgaaactcgatttttagaaaatcgagtttcaaaacaagagcatttccctaaatagtttcagatatAGGGCATTTTGTTGAAAAGTTTTGGCGAATGGGCAATTGCCCATTTTCTGCCGACATTTTGTTCTCATTTTCACTTTAAAGTTCCCATCATCTGCAAGTCATGGtgaaacaatttaatttttctttattggtgtgttaaaaaaaaaattaaaaattatcaaatagcTTAATGTATgtgtaaacacaaaatttcaagttttatgaGCTGGTTTGGATGAGACGTGCTTTGTGAGGAGGTGGCTTGTAATGaattatgaatataattgtcTTGTTTAAATACATATCAGAAATTAATTTGGTACCCTACGTGACATTAAAGGAAATGCAAGATTTCAGAGTGGGAGAATAAGAACTAAACTTAgatgttttcaattttgtggATTAAGATATttggaaattgtgaattttatgacaaccataattctaacactttTCATCACATGTGAGCTTAAACTCCCCCTTAATAAATGGAGTTGAATGtggaattttaaaattataaatgagaATGATTGAACTCAAAACCTATTTTCTTTGATACCATGATAAGTTATATTTAACcacttaaccataattttaacaaaacCACAT comes from Castanea sativa cultivar Marrone di Chiusa Pesio chromosome 3, ASM4071231v1 and encodes:
- the LOC142627150 gene encoding uncharacterized protein LOC142627150; translation: MGGVSSSIPSEQQQTHTNVDSSPNSPIPSDSNSPNPKMSDSDSKTPKTLDQDQDKEKEKAVLEDSNQSAAKDSDNVENKGEEGVGDEGDEEEEEEEEEECGFCVFMKGGGCKDSFVAWEKCIEEAEKSKEDIVDKCAEITTALTRCMEAHADYYEPILRAEKKAKEEVLKELEDEKEKEKEKVEIASN